The following coding sequences are from one Fusobacteriaceae bacterium window:
- a CDS encoding four helix bundle protein, with amino-acid sequence MSRSDAIAAVGGKIIREAGRAGLFFGGQMAYKQQSKTQSELTVVTKTKDLCSYIMTITQKSPKQFRFTFISKLQNLALDAIENIYRANDIFIGPEAPPANRAERLSFQHKALTDLKILAYIAELSMTQGCILMKQFEQIAKQTTDCQRLLGAWINSDKKR; translated from the coding sequence TAGGCGGCAAAATCATCCGCGAAGCGGGTCGCGCCGGATTGTTTTTTGGGGGGCAAATGGCATACAAGCAACAGAGCAAAACGCAAAGCGAATTGACAGTAGTAACAAAAACCAAAGATCTCTGTTCCTACATCATGACGATCACCCAAAAATCCCCAAAACAATTCCGCTTCACCTTCATCAGCAAACTGCAAAATTTAGCTCTTGATGCAATAGAAAACATCTACCGGGCCAATGACATTTTCATTGGTCCTGAAGCCCCTCCCGCAAACAGGGCTGAACGGCTGTCTTTTCAGCATAAGGCGCTGACTGATCTTAAGATACTCGCTTATATAGCGGAGTTATCCATGACGCAGGGATGCATCCTGATGAAACAATTTGAGCAAATAGCCAAACAAACAACAGACTGCCAGCGACTACTTGGCGCATGGATTAATAGCGACAAGAAACGATGA